The Leptospirales bacterium sequence CGTGGCCAGAATCATCGGCCACAGCAAACGCCGGCGAATCTCTGGCCAGCGCAACGTGAGGCTCAGCGCGGCGAGCATGGCCAGCCCGGAGAAAAAGCCGAAATAGCGGTGCACCACCTCAAGGGCCACCTTGTAGTCGCGGCCCCAGGGCGCTACCTTGCCGTGGCAAAGCGGCCAATCCGGGCAGGCCAGACCAGCGTCTTCAGCGCGCACCAGCGGACCAAGGGCCATGGTCAAGAGCGAGAATACGATGGCAACTTCCACCACTGTGCGCATGCGTCGCAGTCGTTTGGATTCCTGTGGTCTATTCTGTTCCATGCTTGAGCGGATCAGGACCGTTGTCGCTGAGGGCAGAGCGGCGTCAGCCAGGAAAAGGGGCGCACCGCAATTCAGCGATCCTGGCCGGGCGTCGGCCCAAAGGCGCGGATGTGATCGCTTCGACGCATTCGGTAAATCGCTTCGGAGCTGAAGTAGCGCACTTGTTCGGGCCGTCGTCGATCGAGGCCTTCGCTGTAGATTGCTCCGGCGTGCGGCAGAAGCGAGTAGCGCAGGTTGTGGATGGATAGAAGGAGCGCGGCCGCCAGCAACGCAGCGCCGGGCGCGGCGCTCAGCGCGCCGAGTCGCAATTTGCGCGCCAGTTCTTGAAGGCAGGCAAGGCAGAGGGCGCTGATCCAGATTGCGACGGCGCAAAAGAGCAGCCAGAACTCAAAGTAAAATGGTTCGATGGCGCCCGCGAAAAACAGGAATGAAGGCAGCAGCAAGCAGAGCGCCAGCCAGCTGCGCCCAAAGCGCCGCCAGCAGCTGCGCCACAGCAGCAGTTGCAAGGCTGCTACGAGCAGCGTGAAGATTGCCAGCAGATTGTAGGGCAGGCGTTGCCGATCGAGCGGCGCTGCAAATGCAAAAGGCGCCGGACCCTCTCGCCGGTAGCGCGGCAGCGGTCCGGGCGGAGAAAGCAGCGCATCGCTGAAGCCGCGGGCCATCATCAATGGCCGCCAGTTCCACTGCTGCGGACGAAAGGGACTCTCCTTGTTCAGGTAAGCAAAGAACCAGGTTTGCAGAGTGTAGCCGTTCCAGGTTGTACCGCGCACCTGTGCAATGTTGGGCTGGTCCAGCGGCAGGTTGTAGTGGATGCGTCCGGCGCAGTAGTAGGCGCCAGAGACTCCAGCCAGCAGGCAGAAGGCGCTGAGCGCTGCCGCCAGCAATCGACGCCGCCAGCGGATGTTCAGAGTGTTGTCGGCATTGCAGCGCTCAATGCTCAGCGCCCGCCAGCGAAGCCTTGCTGGCAGCGGGGCCAGCCAGGCCAGCAGCAGCGCCGGCGCTGCCAGCAGCAGCGCCTGGTGCAGCAGTGCGCCGATGGCCAGCAGCAGCCCAAGGAAAGCGGCGCCCAGAAAAGTATGGCTTTCATTACGATAGAGACGATCTGCATGCCACAGGCATAGCGGCAGCCACGCCACCGGAAAAATAGCAGTGTCTACCTTGGCCGCATAATGCAGATAGCCGTGGGCCATCGCTCCACAGGCTGCTCCCAGCAAAGCCATGGCAGCCGATTGGCACGCCCGGCGCAGGTAGAGGGCGCTGAAAAAAACGCCGCAAGTTGCAGCAAGTATGGAACGCAAGCGCTGGTGAAACGTAAAGTCGTCAAACACGCTCTGCGCAGTCCATGTCTGCAGCAGCTTGTGAAACCAGACGCCGCCCATCTCAAAGTGCAGGTGGTGTGGATTATAAAAGGGAAGACGGTAGCTCGCCAGCATGTTCCTGAGATAGACAAACTGATCGTAGTCCAGGAAGCTCTGCAGATAGCGCAGTTGCAGGAGGGCGTAAGCGCAGGCCAGCAAAGCAGCAAGCGCCGCAAAATGTCGATCCTTCATGGCTGCAGTCGGCGCAGCAATTCGCCGGGCTGGTAGATCCTGCGCAGCTGGTAGAGAAAGCCGTCGCATTGCAGCGTCACGTCGCCTTCCTTCAGCCATCGTTGCAGCCAGGTCTGGGTTACGCTGCGCCGCTGGACATCCTGCAGTCGAAGGCTCTGCAGTCGACGGCGCAGAAATCCGCCATCAAACAGGAACAATTCCTGGCGTTGGGCTACAAGGCAGACACAGAGGCGCCAGCAGGAGATTTCGCCGGCAACCACAGGCGCGACGAAGCTGGCATAGAGCAGGGCCAGGATCAACCGCGCGGCCCAGAGCGTCAGCCAGGCCCCCGGCGGATCGATCTGAAATACCTCTGAAAACTGCAGCGTCGCGTAGAGAATTTCGAGCCCCCGCGCGGCCAGCGGGGAGGCGACTTCCAGCAGCGCAAAGCCCAGCGCCGCCAGGCCAAGTCGCAGCAGAATCCAGCGTCGGCGCGGACGAAAGAATTCCAGCCGGTATTCGGCGCTTGAAAATAGAAAGCTCTGGTTGAGCTGACTGCGACGCCGGGCGCGCCAGTCGAGCAAGCTTTGGGCGATCCCCTGGCGCACGATGCAGGCGCCGACAACCGATGCGCCCTGTCAAATGAGTGTCGCGCCTCGCCTGCTACTGTCCCGCCGCCAGAGATCTTTCCCCGAATGCGTAAATTTATAGTTGCGTAACGTATGTATAGTATATTCTGGCGTCATGCTCCAGGAACTCAGAATCGAGAATTTTGGAATCATTGAAGAGCTGCGTATCAGACCTGGCCGCGGCTTGAACGTCATCACCGGTGAAACCGGCGCCGGCAAGACTCTGCTGCTCACGGCCATCGAAGCGGTACTGGGCGGAAAGGCCGGAGGGGGCCTGGTGCGCAACGGCGCCGCGCGGGCCTGCGTTCATGCTTTGTTCGACCTGAGCCGACTTCCGGACCTGCGCCATGATTTGCAGGCGCGCGGTTTTCCGCCACGCGACGGCGCACTTGAACTGCGACGGGAAATCAGCGCCGATGGGCGCTCCCGGGTTGCCATCAACGGACAGAATACCTCGCTCTCCGTCTTGCGCAACTTCAGCAGCCGTCTGGTGGAAATCCACGGCCAGCACGAGCACCAGCGCATTCTGGATCCCGAAACCCATCTGGAAAGCCTGGATCTTTTTGCCGCGGTTGCCGATTTGCGCGATCAGGTGGCGGAGCGCTTTCAACGCTACAGCCTGCTGCGCAATCGTCTGCGTTCCAATGCCCTCGAGGCAGGCGAACGCCAGCAACGCATTGAATTTCTAAAATTTGCCATTGGCGAAATCGACGAACTTGATCCGCGCGCCGGCCAATTCGATGAATTGCAAAACGAGCGAGCCTTGATTCAAAACAGCGGCAAGCTCTTTCGCGATCTCTGCCAGGCCTATGAAGATCTGCGGGAGCGGGACGCCTCGGCGATTGACCTGCTGGTACGCGTGGAATCAGCGCTCAGCGCCCACCTTGCAATTCTGCCGGAATTGCAGGAACGTGTGGCTGTCGCCGCTGAGGCCCGCTACAACCTGGAGGCAATTGCCGATTTCTTGCGCGCCATGCGTGAACGGCTGCAATTTTCACCGGAGCGCCTGGAGGACATTGAGGAGCGCCTGGCGCACTACCAGCGCTTGCAAAAGAAATATGGCGGAAGCACAAGCGCCTTGCTGGAAACGCGCGATCGCTACCTGCGCGAACTCGCGGCCATAGAGATCAGCGCCGAGGATCTGGCGCTGATGAAGGCGGAACTGGGCGTCGTCGAGTCCGAGCTGCTTGAACTGTGCGAAGAGCTTTCACTGCGCCGTCGCTCGGTGGCGCCCGCACTGGAGGAGCAACTGGCCCAGGAACTTGGCCTGCTGGGAATGCCGGGGGCGCGGATTGTTATATCGATACGCCGCGAGGTGGCTTCCGCCGGCGAGTCGCCTGGCGAAGGAGAATCGCAATCGGCGCTCGGACGCGGACGTTTTGTGGTCTGCGAAAAGGGTCTGGATCGCGTTGAATTTCTGCTCTCCGCCAATGCGGGCGAGAATCTGCATCCCTTGCGCAAGGTCGCCAGCGGCGGCGAACTTTCGCGCATCACACTGGCGCTGAAAACGATCTTCTTTGCACACCGACCCACCCCCAGCGTTGTCTTTGACGAAGTCGACGCCGGCGTAGGCGGGGAAATAGCACATGCGATCGGCCAGCGTCTGCGGATGCTTGCCGAGGGCGGGCAGGCGCTGGTGGTTACGCACCTGCATCAGATTGCCAGCGTGGCTTCGCATCACTACCGCCTCTGGAAAAGCGAGAATGCCGGGCGGACACAATCGCAAATGCTGCGTCTGGAAGGCGAGGAGCGAATCCGCGAAATGGCGCGAATGCTTGGCAGCGATGGCGCCAGTCAGACCGTTCTGGCCCATGCCAGGGAGCTTCTGCAGCAGCCGCATTTGAGGCAGGCGCGCGCTGGCCGGAGCGCGTAGCGCTGGCGCGCCCGCCCCCGCGCGCAACTGTGGCAGAAGGCGATGCGGCCGCTTCTGGCCCGCTGCGCCGCTGTTTTTTCAAGCTGACGGGCGATTTGCCGCTGAGTTTGTGGACTAATTCTGCGCTTCGGCGCAACTCCAACTCAGGCGATTCAGGCGCATTGAACCCCGGTCATCGACTCAGAAGCCTGCTCCGAAACCGGCCGCACCTCCGTCGCTGGGCGCCTCTTGCTCTGCTGCTGGCTCTTTGCGTCTCGATTCTCCCGCTCTTTTCCCAGGACGCCCGTTTTGTCGGAAAGCCAATCCGCGACATCGAGTTTCGAGGCCTGCGAAACGTTTCAATCGATGACCTGTTGCCGCTGCTGAGTTCGCAGGTTGGCGAGAACCTGGAAGAGTCAAATTACAACCGCGATGTTCGCGCCCTGTTTCAGACCGGCTTCTTCAGCGATGTTGTGATGCGCGCCCGTTTGAGCAGCGATGGCGGCGTGGAGCTTTTTTTTGACGTGGTGGAACTGCCTCGCATCCGGCTGGTACAATACCTGGGCGTTGACGAAATACCAGTCCAGGATTTGCGCACCGTCGCCGGGGTTCGGGAGGGCGATGTTTTCAATTTGCAGCGAATCAAGGAAGCGGCGGCGGCTATCCAGCGCAAATACCGCGGCGAGGGCTACCTGCTGGCAGAGGTTTTCTATCGCATCGGCGAGGCTTCCGGCGCCAATCGCATCGACGTCAGCTTTGTTGTTGATGAGGGTCAGAGCATCCCCATTTCCCGGATCAATATTATCGGCCCGCGGAACCTGGACCCAGAAGAGATTCGCGATGCATTGGAGTTGAAAGAAGAGAGCTTTCTGGAAGACGGCGTTTTCGACGAAGCCAAATTCGAGGAAGACAAATTCAAGATTCTGGCTTTTGCCAAGAGTCGCGGCTACCTGGATGCAGAAATCGACCCCCAGGGCACAGGCTACGAAATCCGCTGGCGCACTCCGTCCCGTCCCGAAGACGGGCGGGTAGTCATCATTACTTACAAACTGAACGAAGGCGAGATTCGATTTTTTGGCGGCTACAGCCTGGAGCATGACCGCACGGCGCTCAACCAGGAGCTAAACCCTCCAGAGCGAACAATCACCGATCCGGAAAATCAGCTGCGACCGATCTTCAAGCCCGAGCAGTTGCTGATCGGGCTTGAGTACAACAACGACGACGTAGGCGAAATTTTTGATGAAGGAAAGCTCTTTCGCGATCGCGGCTACCTGCAGGAGGCCTATTCCTCCCAGGGCTACGTCTTTGCCCAAATACAGCCGGCTACCTTAAGCTTCAAACTGGACGAGGCCACGGTCCGTCGTTACGAGGAGTGCTTGCCGCGCGGAGTGCAAGACGCCTGTGGTCGCGAGGCCAGCTGGATGAATCTCCCGGCCATGCGCGAGGCGCTGTCCAATCCGGAACTTGCCGGCCGCACCTTCCGGCATATCCACTTCATAGTCCGCGAAAATGGCCTGGCGTATATTGAAAACATTATCATTAAAGGCAATCAGAAGACCCAGGAGTATGTGATCCGTCGCGAGCTGTTGATGAAAGAAGGCCAGCTATTCAACTCGGCGCTGGTCAATCGCAGCCGCGAAAAATTGATCAACCTGGGATACTTTAAAGAAGTAAACCTTCAAATGCGACCCGGTTCGGCGGATGATCGCATGAACCTGATCATCGACGTCGAGGAGCAGCCCACGGGTACGATCAGCCTTGGCGGCGGCTATGGCACACAGTCGGGTTTTTCCATCTTTACCGAGGTTGGCGAAAACAACCTCAACGGAACCGGACAGCGAATTTCCGGCCGACTGGAATACGGGCCCAACCGCCGCACGCTTGGCATGGAGTGGAGCGATCCCTGGTTCTACGAGTCCTGCGCCGACAACACCGGTTCCTTCTGGCGAAACAAGCTCAAGGATATTGACGGCGCCAGCGATCTGGTGCACCTGCTGGTGGTCGCCGATTCGTTCCAGAACGAGTTTACGGAAATTGGCGTCCTGATGCGCAGCTATGTCGAGGAGGCTGGCGGCGATCGCAGTGTTGAGGCCCTGGACCGTGTGAAAGCTCGTTCACGCGCTTTGATCCGCGGTTTTGTCGCCCGCGAGGAGGAGTGTTACCGCAGCTTTCCCCAGCCCTGGGCCCTGCGCCTGGGCGCCTTCTATCAGTCCATTGTATTTGAAGATGCCAGCCCGCTGCCGATCAGCTTTGACGCCAACGATCTGTTTGAACCGGCAAGTTTTGAACGCAACCGCTTCGGTCTGGAAATCGGCATCTCCCATTCCTTCCTGGTCAACTGGGCGCACTACCACATCTACTCGCCATCGTGGTCGACCGCTTCGCGACCAACTTCGCTATCCAACGACCAGGTGCTCAGCGATGTAGCTCTGGGCTGGCAATTCAAGTCCAGTCTCACCAACGGCGTGGTCTACAACACGGTGGACAACGTCTTCAATCCGACGGAAGGCTTTCGACTGAACTCCGCCATCGAAACGGTCGGGGGATTGCTTGGCGGCCAGGACCATTTCAATCGCTACTCGATCAGCACCAGCTACTATTTCTGGTGGTTCGACTATACCTTTGGCGGTCTGTTTCGCAAAAACATTCTGAAACGCTGGCGAGTCGTGCAGGAACTGCGATTGCGCGGCATCTTTACGCACGAGACGGCCCCGGCCAGCGGCAGTCAGGATAAGTCGCGCAACCCCTTCATCGAAGCGGAGGATCGGCTCTTCCTGGGCGGCTACAACCAACTGCGCGGGTACGACTTCACCGACTCCAAGTTTCCGCGCATCTGGCAAAGCGGCGGCAGCCACCAGCTGCTTGGCGGCGTAGAACTGCGCTTTCCCATTGAACCTTCGATTCTCTGGCTGGTGGCCTTCTTCGACGGCGGAGCGCTCTACAACAACGTTGGCGAGTACATTGGCGACGATAAGACCGCCATCGAGACCTATGAGCAGCAGACCAACCTGCTGCGCGCCAGCAGCGATCCGTTGATCGTGCTGCTCAATGACACCCGCGACCCAAGCGTCTTCTGGACCCGTCGCTGGCATTTTGATTCCTTTACCGACTGGAACGATCCCTATCGTTCGGTATTCAGCGCTCGCAACGTGGCTCTGGATCGAGCGCTCTATTCCTGGGGCTTTGGCCTGCGCGTCCAGATTCCGGTTCTGCCGCTGCGACTTTTTGTGGCCCAGAAGCTCTACTACAGCCACGGCCGACTGCGGCCCATCCCCGGCGACGATGAATTTCAGTTCGTTTTTGGAATTGGCGACCAGCGCTTCTAGCAGGCATCGGAGCGGGAAAAGCTATGGCTGCAGCGGACCAGAATCTAAGCGCCGCCGATCGTCGACGCATCATTCGCCGGCTTTTTCACTACCTGGCCCGCAGGCGCTTGCGTTTGCTTGGCGGCGCGGCGCTGGCCTTGATTGTTTCACTGGCCAATCTGTTTTCGCTGACGGCGTTTGTGCCCATCTTCAATGCCATGGGCGGCGAGACGGAAACGTCGCTCTTTGAGCTGGGCGCCGCCGAGCGCGCCAACCACCAGCTGTGGCTGGAAGGTCGCGCCGCCGCAAATTTTGAAATCGCACGCGCACATATTACGGATATCAAAGTGCGCATCAACCAGTACTTCGCCGGCAAATCCGCGCGCGATACGATCATTACTCTCTGCCTGATGGTTTTTCCGGTTCATCTCCTGAAAGTGCTCTGCATAACCGCCGCCATCTATCTCTCCGGGACCGCGGGTCTGCTGGCGGTGCGCGATTTGCGTCTCGAACTCTACGGGAACCTGACGCGCGTGGGAATGGAAACCTTTGGACAGGAGCGTACTGGAATTCTGATGAGTCGCGTCGTCAACGATGTCGAGCTCATCGGAAAGTCGCTGTCCGTAGAATTCAATGAGGCGATGATCGACATCTTTTATGTGATTACCCATCTCGCTCTGCTGGCCTACATAGACTGGCAGTTGCTTTTGATCACGCTGATTGGCGTTCCGATCCTGACGGCGCCGGTGTCGCGCTTTGCGGCGCGGATTCGCCGCGCGGCGCGCGGCCAACAGGAACGCCTTGCCGAGCTGGGCGGACACATCCAGGAGGTGATCAGCGGCATTCGCGTCATTCGGGCGTTTTCTATGGAAGAATTTGAACGCTCGCGCTTTCGCCAGATCAACGAGAAGCTCTACGAAAATACATTTCGCGGACACTACTACCACCAGGTTGGACCGGCCCTGACCGAAATCACGGCAACGCTGGTTGTAACCGGATTTCTGGCGTGGGGCGCCTGGAAGATTGAACTCGGCGCGCTGAATAAGGGCCAGTTCATGGCCTTTTTCATAACGCTCATTTTCTTGATGGGACCGATCAAGCAGCTCAGTGTTTTGACCAACCTTCTTGCCGGGGCGGTGGTTGCCGCCAATCGGGTATTCGATATGCTGGATGCGCAAAGCGGCGTCAGCGAAGCCTCGCAACCGCGGCCCTTTAGCGGCGTCCAGGATTGCATTGAGTTTCGCAACGTGGGCTTTCGTTATCCCGGCGCGGAGCGCGCAGCCATCCAGAACATAAGCTTTCGAACGCCGCGCGGCGCGGCCATCGCCCTTGCCGGCGCTTCTGGCGCCGGCAAGTCAACCATGATGGATCTGCTGCCGCGCTTCTATGATCCAGGCGAGGGGCAGATATTGATTGATGGCGTAGACTTGCGCGAGTACGAACTGCGCTCGCTGCGCACTGGCATTGGCCTGGTCAGCCAGGATGTATTTCTATTCCACGCTACGATTCGCGAGAACATTGCCTACGGTCATCCCGACGCCAGCCTCGAACAGATCCAGGCCGCTGCGCAGGCCGCCAACGCCGATGAATTCATCCAGCGATTGCCGCAGGGCTATGATACGCCCATCGGCGAACGCGGCGTGATGCTGTCTGGAGGACAGCGCCAGCGCCTGGCCATCGCCAGGGCTTTGATTCAGGATCCGCCGATCCTGGTGCTGGACGAAGCAACCTCCAATCTTGACAACGAAAGCGAGCGGCTGGTGCAGCAGGCCATCGAACGTCTGGAACAGGGTCGTACCACTTTTATCGTCGCTCATCGACTCTCGACGATCTTTCGCTGCGATGAAATTCTGGTGCTCGATCAAGGTCGCATCGTGCAGCGCGGGCGCCATGAGCAGCTGCTGGCCGCGGACGGGCCCTACCGGCGGCTCTATGAAATGCAGTTTGCGGAGCAAAATGCCCCAGGCTGATCCGCTGCTGGCCTCGCGCGGAATACTGGAGAAGCTTTACCTCTGGCTTCACGCCAGGGTCTACGCCTCGCGCCTGCGCCGCCAGCAGCGCTTTGCGGAGCGCACGGTCATTTCCATTGGCAATCTCTCTGCGGGCGGCGTGGGCAAGACCCCGTTGAGTTTTGCACTGGCCCGTCGTCTTGGTCCTCGAAATTGTCTGATCGCACTGCGCGGCTACGGGGCGCGCATTGCAGACCACGGTTTGCTGGCTGGCGAAGACGGCCAGCGTCTGGCATCGGCGCGCCAGTGCGGCGACGAAGCCTTGCTGCTGGTTGAAAGCGGAGCGCGCGTTGCCGCCGGTCCGAATCGCTTGCAATTGCTGCAACGTTTTGCCGGCGACCGTCGCTATGTGCTGCTCGACGATGCCTTCCAGAATCCGCTGGTGGCGCGCGATCTGGAACTGCTGTTGATCGACGCCACCGACTACCCGCAACGCATGCGTCTGATTCCTGGCGGACGCTACCGCGATCCGTTGAGCGCTGCCGCGCGCGCCGATATGATCATTCTTACGCGCTGCGATCTCGTTGCCAGAGCGCAACTCAACGAATTGTGCAAATTGCTGCGGCGCCTGGCGCCGCAAGTCCCCCTGCTGGAAAGTGAACATCGCAGCAAACGATTGCAGCCGGCCGCGCCGCGCGGCGTTCGCTTTGGCGCCTTTGCCGGACTGGGAAATAACGAAGGATTCTTTGCTGCGCTGGAGCGCTCCGGACTGACGCTCAGTCAACGCCGCAGCTTTCGGGACCACCACTGGTACAGTGTGGCGGATCTTCAGGCCCTGCATCGTGTCGACCCACAACTGCACTGGATCACCAGCGAAAAAGACATGGCGCGGATCGAAGCCGCCTGCGTAGAACAATCCGGCCTGACGGGCAGGCTGCATTCCATTGGCCTGGAGTTGCACCTGCGACGAAAAGGCATGGAACAGATCCTGCGCGCCATCGATCGCCGGAAAAAGGGCGCGAAGACTCGTGCGGCGAAAGCTCCGAAGTGATCGCGCCCTGACGCTGCCTTGCCGATCTTATGCTTGACCAGGCCCTCTTTGGCCAATTCGCTGCCGGGATTCCCTTCGTCCCCGATGGATTCTGTCTCCTCAAAACGTCCAGCTCATTTGCACCGCCAGATCGGTCTGGCCACCGCTGGCCTTGTCCTGGTTGCGAACATGATTGGCGCCGGAATTTTTGCGAACACCGGTAAAATCCAGGCGGATGTTGGCGCTCCGTGGCTGGTCATCGCGCTATGGGCGGTCGGCGGGGTGATGGCCTTGAGCGGCGCCCTTTGTTACGCAGAGCTGGGCGCAATGATGCCCCATGCGGGCGGCGAGTACGTTTACTTGCGCACTCTGTTTGGCCGTATGTGGTCCTTCCTTTCGGGCTGGATCAGCTTTGTCGTCGGATTTGCGGCCCCCGCTGCCAGCACCGCAATTCTATCCGGCGACTACCTGCACCAGTTGATCCAATCCGTGGCGCCGGGCAGCGCGCTGGCGCAGATTTTTGCCGAGCCCGTTTACCAGCGCGTCTACGCCGCCTCTTTGATCATCCTGTTCAGCGGCATTCATGTCCTTGGCGTACGCAGCGGCAGCCTCGTCCAAAATCTTTTAACCGTTCTCAAGCTTTTCATCATTGGTCTTTTTTTGTGCGGCGGCTTTGCAGTCATCGCCCTTGGCGGCGGCAGCGGCCAATTGGGCGTCGCCCCGGAAGCCGCGTCGGCGACGGGCGGCATGGCCTTGCCAGGCTGGTCAGCGCTGGCCATTGGCCTTTTGTGGGTTGGCTACGCCTACTCTGGCTGGAACAGCGCTACCTACCTTGCGGAAGAGATCGAAAAGCCCGAGCGTAATCTGCCGCGAGCCATGATCATCGGTACGGTGGGCACCATTCTGCTCTACGTGGCGCTCAATATTCTGTATTATCTGGCCGCGCCGGCCGGCGAGTTTTCGGGCAGCTTCCTGGTCGCCTCCATCGCCGCCGAACGGCTCTTTGGCGCAAATATTTCGGTGATATTCAAGGTCGCCTTCTGTCTATTGATGCTTTCTTCGATGTCGGCTTACATCATGATTGGGCCGCGGGTATATTTTGCCATGGCTCGCGACAATCTCTTCTTCAGCTATGCTCGACGCATCAATCCGCGCTTTGGCACTCCGGTGGTGAGCATCTTTTTTCAGGCGGCGCTGGCGCTGGTTTATATCTTTACCGGCACCTACGACTCCATCATGACCTTGATGGGCTTTGCCCTGATGATCTTTCCGCTGCTAACCGTGATTGGTCTGGTCATCGACCGCTATCGTCGCCCGCGCGCTGAGCGTCCCTATCGCGCTCCGTTCTTTCCGCTGGCCCCCGCAATTTTCATCGGCCTGTCGGTCTTCACCATGGTAGGCAGCTACCTGGAGGCGCCCGCTTCCTGTCTCTGGGCGCTGCTCATTGCCGCCGGCGGCGTGCCGGTATACTTTGTCTGGACTTCCATCTATCGCTGGCTGGCCGGACGACAGACGGCTATCGTACCGGATTGACAGCCGCCGCCTCGCTTCCTTTCCTGAGGACGTGAATGCTCAGGAAAACGCAACCAATTCAGGCGAAGGGCCGCTCAGCGGACTGCGCGTCGTGGATCTTTCGCTGCTGCTGCCTGGTCCTTTGTGTTCCATGTATCTGGGAGACATGGGCGCCGATGTTATCAAGGTCGAAAATCCGCGCGTTCCGGACTTCACGCGTCTGATGGGCGCGCGCCTGAGCAAAGGCGACAATTCGGAAAGCGGGCTGTTCCTGATGCTCAACCGCAACAAGCGCGCCATCACACTGAACTTGAAGCGCGAAGAAGGACGCGCCGTGCTGCTGCGTTTGCTGGAAACAGCGGACATCTTGCTGGAAGGATTTCGACCGGACGCCCTTTCCGAAATGGGCATCGGCTACGAACAACTCAAAGAGCGTTTTCCGCGGCTGATCTATTGCGCTATTTCTGGCTACGGCGCCAGCGGTCCCTACACACGCCTTGCCGGCCATGATGGCAATTACATCGGCTACGCCGGACTGCTCGATATCACCGGCCCGGCGGACGGCCCGCCAGAGCTTCCCGGTTTTCAAGTGGCGGACATTGGCGGAGGCGCATTGATTGCGCTGTCGGGAATCCTCGCGGCCGTGTACGCCCGTCAAAAAAGCGGTCGCGGCCAGTTTGTGGATGTCAGCATGCTGGATGGCGCCTTCAGTTTTCTGAGCCTGCACGCCGGCGAGTTTCTGGCCAGCGGTCAGCCTCCGCAGCGCGGTCGCATGACGCTCTCCGGAGCGCTGCCCAACTACAATGTCTACCGCTGTCGCGATGGAAAATACGTGATCCTGGCCGCGCTGGAAGAACGCTTCTTTCGCGCCTTTCTGCGGCAGATCGGCGAGGAGGCGCTGCTTGAGGGACTGCGTCTCGATGCCGAGGGTCTGGCTGTCCTCTTTCCGCGACTGCGGGCCATTTTTGCACAACGCGATCGCGATCAATGGCAGGAACTCTTCTTGAACAGCGAATGTTGCCTGGGACCGGTAAACTCCGTGGCTGAGGCCTTTGCCGATCCACAATTGCGCTCTCGCCAGATGGTGGTGGAAATCGAGCACCCCCAGCTGGGTCCAGTCCTGATGATTGGAGCGCCCTTTCACTTTTCGGATACGCCCGTCTCCTACCGTCAGGCGCCGCCTGGACACGGCCAGCATACCGATGAGGTGCTGGAGTCGCTGGGCATCGACGCCAGCCGGCGGGCTGAGTTGCGCAGTCGACGCGCCATCTAGCCGACCGTTTCTGGCTGTCAGGCTTGCTTTTCCAGGACTGTCAGGACTGCCGATAAGCAATGAGGGCGCAACTTACGCCGCGCTGCAAA is a genomic window containing:
- the recN gene encoding DNA repair protein RecN yields the protein MLQELRIENFGIIEELRIRPGRGLNVITGETGAGKTLLLTAIEAVLGGKAGGGLVRNGAARACVHALFDLSRLPDLRHDLQARGFPPRDGALELRREISADGRSRVAINGQNTSLSVLRNFSSRLVEIHGQHEHQRILDPETHLESLDLFAAVADLRDQVAERFQRYSLLRNRLRSNALEAGERQQRIEFLKFAIGEIDELDPRAGQFDELQNERALIQNSGKLFRDLCQAYEDLRERDASAIDLLVRVESALSAHLAILPELQERVAVAAEARYNLEAIADFLRAMRERLQFSPERLEDIEERLAHYQRLQKKYGGSTSALLETRDRYLRELAAIEISAEDLALMKAELGVVESELLELCEELSLRRRSVAPALEEQLAQELGLLGMPGARIVISIRREVASAGESPGEGESQSALGRGRFVVCEKGLDRVEFLLSANAGENLHPLRKVASGGELSRITLALKTIFFAHRPTPSVVFDEVDAGVGGEIAHAIGQRLRMLAEGGQALVVTHLHQIASVASHHYRLWKSENAGRTQSQMLRLEGEERIREMARMLGSDGASQTVLAHARELLQQPHLRQARAGRSA
- a CDS encoding BamA/TamA family outer membrane protein, which encodes MAEGDAAASGPLRRCFFKLTGDLPLSLWTNSALRRNSNSGDSGALNPGHRLRSLLRNRPHLRRWAPLALLLALCVSILPLFSQDARFVGKPIRDIEFRGLRNVSIDDLLPLLSSQVGENLEESNYNRDVRALFQTGFFSDVVMRARLSSDGGVELFFDVVELPRIRLVQYLGVDEIPVQDLRTVAGVREGDVFNLQRIKEAAAAIQRKYRGEGYLLAEVFYRIGEASGANRIDVSFVVDEGQSIPISRINIIGPRNLDPEEIRDALELKEESFLEDGVFDEAKFEEDKFKILAFAKSRGYLDAEIDPQGTGYEIRWRTPSRPEDGRVVIITYKLNEGEIRFFGGYSLEHDRTALNQELNPPERTITDPENQLRPIFKPEQLLIGLEYNNDDVGEIFDEGKLFRDRGYLQEAYSSQGYVFAQIQPATLSFKLDEATVRRYEECLPRGVQDACGREASWMNLPAMREALSNPELAGRTFRHIHFIVRENGLAYIENIIIKGNQKTQEYVIRRELLMKEGQLFNSALVNRSREKLINLGYFKEVNLQMRPGSADDRMNLIIDVEEQPTGTISLGGGYGTQSGFSIFTEVGENNLNGTGQRISGRLEYGPNRRTLGMEWSDPWFYESCADNTGSFWRNKLKDIDGASDLVHLLVVADSFQNEFTEIGVLMRSYVEEAGGDRSVEALDRVKARSRALIRGFVAREEECYRSFPQPWALRLGAFYQSIVFEDASPLPISFDANDLFEPASFERNRFGLEIGISHSFLVNWAHYHIYSPSWSTASRPTSLSNDQVLSDVALGWQFKSSLTNGVVYNTVDNVFNPTEGFRLNSAIETVGGLLGGQDHFNRYSISTSYYFWWFDYTFGGLFRKNILKRWRVVQELRLRGIFTHETAPASGSQDKSRNPFIEAEDRLFLGGYNQLRGYDFTDSKFPRIWQSGGSHQLLGGVELRFPIEPSILWLVAFFDGGALYNNVGEYIGDDKTAIETYEQQTNLLRASSDPLIVLLNDTRDPSVFWTRRWHFDSFTDWNDPYRSVFSARNVALDRALYSWGFGLRVQIPVLPLRLFVAQKLYYSHGRLRPIPGDDEFQFVFGIGDQRF
- a CDS encoding ABC transporter ATP-binding protein/permease, translated to MAAADQNLSAADRRRIIRRLFHYLARRRLRLLGGAALALIVSLANLFSLTAFVPIFNAMGGETETSLFELGAAERANHQLWLEGRAAANFEIARAHITDIKVRINQYFAGKSARDTIITLCLMVFPVHLLKVLCITAAIYLSGTAGLLAVRDLRLELYGNLTRVGMETFGQERTGILMSRVVNDVELIGKSLSVEFNEAMIDIFYVITHLALLAYIDWQLLLITLIGVPILTAPVSRFAARIRRAARGQQERLAELGGHIQEVISGIRVIRAFSMEEFERSRFRQINEKLYENTFRGHYYHQVGPALTEITATLVVTGFLAWGAWKIELGALNKGQFMAFFITLIFLMGPIKQLSVLTNLLAGAVVAANRVFDMLDAQSGVSEASQPRPFSGVQDCIEFRNVGFRYPGAERAAIQNISFRTPRGAAIALAGASGAGKSTMMDLLPRFYDPGEGQILIDGVDLREYELRSLRTGIGLVSQDVFLFHATIRENIAYGHPDASLEQIQAAAQAANADEFIQRLPQGYDTPIGERGVMLSGGQRQRLAIARALIQDPPILVLDEATSNLDNESERLVQQAIERLEQGRTTFIVAHRLSTIFRCDEILVLDQGRIVQRGRHEQLLAADGPYRRLYEMQFAEQNAPG